One window of Triticum dicoccoides isolate Atlit2015 ecotype Zavitan chromosome 5A, WEW_v2.0, whole genome shotgun sequence genomic DNA carries:
- the LOC119297570 gene encoding transcription factor RADIALIS-like, producing MSSGSRSSSRGGANPEWSKKENKLFEDALAYYGEGTPDRWLKVSRAMGGTKTADEVRHHYEILDSDIKLIDSGRVPFPKYNTQGQGAWN from the coding sequence ATGTCTTCTGGGTCGAGGAGCTCATCCCGCGGCGGCGCCAACCCGGAGTGGAGCAAGAAAGAGAATAAGCTGTTCGAGGATGCACTCGCCTACTACGGCGAGGGCACGCCCGACCGCTGGCTCAAGGTGTCCCGCGCCATGGGCGGCACCAAGACGGCCGACGAGGTGCGCCACCACTACGAGATCCTTGATAGCGACATCAAGCTGATcgactccggcagggtccctttccCCAAGTACAACACCCAGGGCCAGGGAGCTTGGAACTGA